A portion of the Paenibacillus hamazuiensis genome contains these proteins:
- a CDS encoding helix-turn-helix domain-containing protein produces MKRPARYYIKLVVWCFIVSSLPVILLGFFSYAKSSGIVLQKVAEEKALNLQQTQLNVEHTLKVVDQAVTHFLGSGLVGDALNEPLQPDQYQMFNELKTEMNSLQRLDSGIGDMYLISTAGNWLIHNEGLFRLDAWSAANPVVKWPDLPLPSAWVTGGDLPSPSAEDCATIVNLVKKLPLTAYKSSGMAVVQIPACRLGRLFSAGSDQEALVILDENGAGVFRTGFISEGLEPSLKRSSALFSPGSSGGFDLNVGDSRLVVTYRKSDYNGWSYFSVITADRLTAPVREIRWFTFYICLGLLIVFIVLSWYGSRRLYRPIYDIYRSVVSRQRTGTEKLVDEIQFIGEQVHALFDTKQELESKLRSHTETLRAFFMAKLFLGGMKEEEIAERLESFGMRSDFPAFCVLALQIGSLSGTRFQEKDCDLLLFSINNIVEELLPENVRLQPIVLGRFQLTVLNGSGQLDGDALAAARTIRNQIKDMLDVDVKIGISRTGARWSELPEAYEEALDSLKRGSALGEADIVRFSDLGGTEALRFSYPYALQEELFDAVKLQDKLQAEPLLERLVQEIVRGNAHPYDVQFNALRLLMNLLGLAGVFSIQLYTPIEQQSLFDQLFKLDIASEGAEWFRTKLIAPLMALIDEQSEARYLAIAKELVKIVHEEYDTDLTIESCADRLHYNPGYLSSIFKKSMGIPFSAYLAQHRHQLALRWLRETDMTIKEIAEKLRYNNPQNFIRSFKKTQGVSPGKFRELEIRQSADDGLASKGGAG; encoded by the coding sequence ATGAAACGGCCGGCCCGCTATTATATCAAATTGGTTGTATGGTGCTTTATCGTTTCCTCGCTGCCCGTCATTTTGCTCGGTTTTTTTTCATATGCCAAATCGTCGGGCATCGTATTGCAGAAGGTGGCCGAGGAGAAGGCGCTCAATCTTCAGCAGACGCAGCTTAATGTGGAGCATACGCTGAAGGTGGTCGACCAGGCGGTAACTCATTTTCTCGGTTCGGGACTCGTAGGAGACGCTTTGAACGAACCGCTGCAACCGGATCAATATCAAATGTTCAACGAGCTGAAAACCGAAATGAACAGCCTTCAGCGGCTGGACAGCGGAATTGGCGACATGTATCTGATCAGCACGGCCGGCAACTGGCTCATTCACAACGAGGGGCTATTCCGGCTCGATGCCTGGTCTGCGGCCAACCCTGTGGTCAAATGGCCGGACCTCCCGCTTCCGTCCGCTTGGGTGACAGGAGGCGATTTGCCTTCCCCAAGTGCGGAGGACTGCGCGACGATTGTGAATCTGGTGAAAAAGCTGCCGCTAACCGCCTATAAAAGCAGCGGCATGGCCGTCGTGCAAATTCCGGCGTGCCGCCTCGGCCGTTTATTTTCGGCCGGCAGCGATCAGGAGGCCTTGGTCATTCTGGATGAGAATGGCGCGGGTGTTTTTCGCACGGGCTTCATCTCCGAAGGGCTGGAACCATCGCTGAAGCGGTCGTCGGCCCTTTTTTCGCCGGGAAGTTCCGGGGGGTTCGACTTGAACGTCGGCGACAGCCGGCTCGTCGTGACATACCGGAAGTCGGACTACAACGGATGGAGTTATTTTTCCGTCATCACCGCAGACCGTTTGACCGCGCCGGTGCGCGAAATCCGCTGGTTTACATTTTACATATGCCTGGGACTTCTGATCGTATTTATCGTCTTGTCCTGGTACGGGTCGAGGAGGCTGTACCGCCCGATTTACGATATTTACAGAAGTGTCGTCTCGCGCCAAAGGACCGGCACGGAGAAGCTGGTGGACGAAATTCAGTTCATCGGGGAGCAGGTTCATGCGCTGTTTGACACGAAACAGGAGCTGGAAAGCAAGCTGCGCAGCCACACGGAAACGCTTCGCGCCTTCTTCATGGCCAAGCTGTTTCTGGGCGGGATGAAAGAGGAGGAAATCGCGGAGCGGCTGGAGAGCTTCGGCATGCGCAGCGATTTTCCGGCGTTTTGCGTGCTGGCGCTGCAAATCGGCAGCTTGTCCGGCACGCGTTTTCAGGAAAAAGACTGCGATTTGCTGTTATTTTCCATCAATAACATAGTCGAAGAACTGCTGCCGGAGAACGTCAGACTTCAGCCGATCGTGCTCGGCCGGTTCCAGTTGACGGTGCTGAACGGCAGCGGGCAGTTGGACGGAGATGCGCTTGCGGCTGCCCGTACCATTCGGAATCAAATCAAGGACATGCTCGATGTGGACGTTAAAATCGGCATCAGCCGTACCGGCGCCCGTTGGTCGGAGCTCCCGGAAGCTTATGAGGAAGCGCTTGATTCGCTGAAACGGGGCTCTGCGCTTGGGGAAGCCGACATCGTGCGGTTTTCCGATTTGGGCGGGACTGAAGCGCTGCGTTTCAGTTATCCATATGCGCTGCAGGAGGAGCTGTTTGACGCAGTGAAGCTGCAGGACAAGCTGCAGGCGGAGCCGCTTTTGGAGCGGCTGGTGCAGGAAATTGTGCGTGGCAATGCCCATCCGTACGATGTGCAGTTCAACGCATTGCGGCTCTTGATGAACCTGCTCGGGCTTGCCGGCGTTTTCTCCATCCAGCTTTATACACCGATCGAGCAGCAATCGCTGTTCGATCAACTGTTCAAACTCGACATTGCCTCGGAAGGCGCGGAGTGGTTCCGGACCAAGCTGATCGCGCCGCTGATGGCACTTATCGACGAGCAGTCGGAAGCGCGTTATCTGGCGATTGCCAAGGAGCTCGTCAAAATCGTTCACGAGGAATACGATACGGATTTGACCATCGAATCGTGCGCCGACCGGCTCCACTACAATCCCGGCTATCTCAGTTCGATTTTCAAGAAAAGCATGGGTATTCCGTTCAGCGCCTATCTCGCTCAGCACCGCCATCAGCTCGCCCTCCGGTGGCTCCGGGAAACGGATATGACGATCAAGGAGATCGCGGAAAAGCTTCGTTACAACAACCCGCAAAACTTTATCCGCTCGTTCAAAAAAACGCAAGGAGTAAGCCCGGGCAAATTCCGCGAACTCGAAATACGGCAAAGTGCCGACGACGGACTTGCTTCGAAAGGGGGAGCCGGATGA
- a CDS encoding extracellular solute-binding protein produces the protein MTKHQWPGPGKKACAAAIACAMLTGCTFGSGGASGPGGSMNTGDLNARPSISMMLDLTDREPPKDTLIRPLEVLTQTRLAFNWVPDNIYTDKMVSAIATGAVPKVIQVRAADLKHPAVVNGVQAGLFWEIGPLLGEYPLINRYMNKAIAANSTYFGKMYGLYLERPLSRQGIQYRKDWLDRLGLPEPKTLEDVYTVLKAFTYNDPDGNGEQDTYGLIDRNDPVYGAFKNIATYFGTPNGWGMKDGKLTPDFMSAEYMNAMKFMKKLYDEKLMNPDFTVTSKTQQENRFIAGEAGMMISNVLAASIQSRLQETNPDAKVEIQNRIRGPKGERAWGGTGIGGLLLFPKASVKTESELKQVLAFFEKTLSKDVNNLITYGIRDRHYKQLDADTISVLPGTKRLREQEVESYANALRTFDIQYLRQGQIGALQEKIIGIIKDNDSIVVGDPTAAFVSRTQAEKGTGLADIVTNATYDFILGRLDEAGFRRELEKWRKEGGDLIIEEMNRQYAELNK, from the coding sequence ATGACCAAGCATCAATGGCCGGGACCCGGAAAAAAAGCTTGCGCGGCAGCCATCGCCTGCGCCATGCTGACCGGCTGTACGTTCGGATCCGGCGGCGCAAGCGGCCCTGGGGGCAGCATGAATACAGGCGACCTGAATGCCCGTCCGTCGATCAGCATGATGCTCGATTTAACGGACAGAGAACCGCCGAAGGATACGCTGATCCGGCCGCTGGAGGTATTGACGCAAACCCGGCTTGCCTTCAACTGGGTTCCGGACAACATTTACACCGATAAAATGGTGTCGGCCATCGCAACGGGAGCGGTCCCCAAAGTCATCCAGGTGAGAGCGGCCGATCTGAAGCACCCTGCGGTCGTTAACGGCGTGCAGGCCGGGCTGTTTTGGGAGATCGGCCCGCTGCTGGGGGAATATCCGCTCATCAACCGGTATATGAACAAGGCGATTGCGGCGAACAGCACCTATTTCGGCAAAATGTACGGTCTTTATCTGGAGCGTCCCCTTTCCCGTCAAGGCATACAGTACCGGAAGGATTGGCTTGACCGCCTCGGTCTGCCGGAGCCGAAGACCCTGGAAGATGTATATACCGTGCTTAAAGCGTTCACTTATAACGATCCTGACGGCAACGGCGAACAGGACACCTACGGACTGATTGACCGCAACGATCCGGTGTACGGCGCATTCAAAAACATCGCCACTTACTTCGGGACTCCTAACGGATGGGGGATGAAAGACGGCAAGCTGACTCCGGACTTTATGAGCGCAGAGTATATGAATGCGATGAAATTTATGAAGAAGCTGTACGACGAGAAGCTGATGAATCCCGATTTTACCGTCACGAGCAAAACGCAGCAGGAAAACCGCTTCATTGCCGGAGAGGCCGGAATGATGATCAGCAACGTGCTCGCCGCTTCCATCCAGAGCCGCCTGCAGGAGACGAACCCTGACGCGAAGGTCGAAATCCAAAACCGTATTCGCGGCCCGAAGGGGGAGCGGGCATGGGGCGGCACCGGCATCGGGGGACTGCTTCTTTTTCCGAAAGCGAGCGTTAAAACGGAGTCCGAACTGAAGCAGGTGCTCGCTTTTTTCGAAAAAACGCTGTCGAAGGACGTGAACAATTTAATCACCTACGGGATTAGGGACCGCCACTACAAGCAGTTGGATGCGGACACCATTTCCGTGCTGCCCGGAACGAAACGCCTGCGCGAGCAGGAAGTGGAGAGCTACGCCAATGCGCTTAGAACGTTCGATATTCAGTATTTGCGTCAGGGGCAGATCGGGGCTCTGCAGGAGAAAATAATCGGCATCATCAAGGACAACGACAGCATTGTCGTCGGCGACCCGACCGCTGCCTTCGTTTCCCGGACGCAAGCGGAAAAAGGGACCGGCCTTGCGGACATCGTCACCAATGCGACGTACGATTTTATTTTGGGCAGGCTGGATGAAGCCGGGTTCCGCCGGGAGCTGGAGAAGTGGCGCAAAGAAGGCGGCGACCTGATCATCGAGGAGATGAACAGGCAATATGCCGAATTGAACAAGTGA